From one Trifolium pratense cultivar HEN17-A07 linkage group LG1, ARS_RC_1.1, whole genome shotgun sequence genomic stretch:
- the LOC123890540 gene encoding F-box/kelch-repeat protein At3g23880-like, with amino-acid sequence MTAGSKGNGENNGGSYQSPTEEKLTPISSSSTTPDNSIDAPSLPTLPFDLVTKILCWIPVKFLLQFCCVCKSWNYLISHDSKFHKKEFRLSTTLHDRVHLILTPVPYYFRKFLLLLSTKKLSFGGVSSRDGIFCFGIDALSALVFNPSIRKFKLLPPLENPQQNHYIQTKYTLMYHRFTDNYKIVVVSLTENRQLNVHSHMLGTDYWTRMRSVPFYFRLRMGICVNYDTVDWLVYDVDNCLWHILSLDLEKDSYRKLLHPLSKEPYHSNMAFQELKGCLCIVSQRPNYSDVWIMKEHGNEQSWTKLLSVPYMTDPEFHGYRRAMYVSEDDQLLMQFLKKKKSSLVIYDFRNDTFNIPKIQNINDGLVIPNIYVESLISPFSQY; translated from the exons ATGACGGCAGGTAGCAAAGGCAATGGCGAAAACAACGGCGGTTCGTACCAGTCACCGACGGAGGAAAAGCTAACACCGATCTCTTCCTCATCCACAACTCCAGACAATTCAATTGACGCGCCGTCTCTGCCCACTCTTCCGTTCGATCTGGTTACAAAAATCCTATGTTGGATCCCTGTAAAATTCCTCCTCCAATTCTGTTGCGTCTGCAAGTCATGGAATTATCTCATCTCCCATGATTCCAAATTTCATAAGAAGGAATTTCGATTGTCAACCACACTTCACGATCGCGTCCACCTCATCCTAACTCCTGTGCCCTACTACTTTCGTAAGTTTCTTCT TCTCCTTTCTACTAAAAAACTCAGTTTTGGGGGAGTTTCCTCCCGTGACGGCATCTTCTGTTTTGGGATTGATGCATTGTCAGCTCTTGTTTTTAACCCTTCCATTAGAAAGTTTAAGTTATTGCCTCCTTTGGAAAACCCACAACAAAATCACTATATACAAACCAAGTATACCTTAATGTATCATCGTTTCACCGATAATTATAAGATTGTCGTTGTTTCTTTGACCGAGAATAGACAACTTAATGTTCACAGTCATATGCTTGGTACCGATTATTGGACAAGGATGCGAAGTGTTCCATTTTATTTCCGCCTACGGATGGGAATATGTGTCAATTACGACACCGTTGATTGGTTGGTATATGATGTTGATAATTGTTTATGGCATATTCTTTCACTTGACTTGGAAAAAGATTCCTATCGGAAGCTTTTACATCCTCTATCTAAGGAGCCATACCACTCTAACATGGCCTTCCAAGAGTTGAAGGGTTGCTTGTGTATCGTCTCTCAACGTCCCAACTATTCTGATGTTTGGATTATGAAGGAACATGGAAATGAGCAGTCTTGGACTAAATTGTTAAGTGTTCCTTACATGACAGATCCCGAGTTTCATGGATATCGCAGGGCAATGTATGTTTCAGAAGATGACCAACTGCTGATGCagtttttgaagaagaagaaatctagTTTGGTTATCTATGATTTTAGAAATGATACTTTTAACATTCctaaaattcaaaacatcaatGATGGTCTGGTGATACCAAACATCTACGTTGAGAGTTTGATATCTCCTTTTTCTCAATATTAG
- the LOC123890552 gene encoding uncharacterized protein LOC123890552 → MPSFMQRYIEAITNVKGDGNCGYRVIALDSRNNEHDFQLIKDDMLNELMLHEDDYLNIYGDEKRLTYITQALLPSKRKTRHGGVALIEKWFTFPDMGHTAASILNRVVVNLTKHGDCVTFFPLRGSTPEDPSSHIVCLGSIPGHYFYVKLKDGCPIPLMCPQWRKHCSPEAAAWESYILDRQTKFHELMKAEIGDNKTNIGVGSKFDDPLVL, encoded by the coding sequence ATGCCTAGTTTTATGCAACGTTATATTGAAGCTATCACTAATGTCAAGGGTGACGGTAATTGCGGATACCGTGTCATTGCCTTGGACAGCAGAAATAATGAACATGATTTTCAGTTAATTAAGGATGACATGCTTAATGAGTTGATGTTGCATGAGGATGattatttgaatatatatgGGGATGAGAAGCGTTTGACTTATATAACACAAGCGTTGTTACCGTCTAAGAGAAAGACTAGACACGGTGGTGTTGCATTGATTGAAAAATGGTTCACGTTCCCGGATATGGGACACACCGCAGCTTCTATTTTAAATAGAGTTGTGGTAAATCTAACAAAACATGGAGATTGTGTGACATTTTTCCCGCTGCGTGGCAGCACACCGGAAGACCCTTCTTCGCATATTGTTTGCCTTGGTTCGATTCCCGGCCATTATTTCTATGTGAAGTTGAAAGACGGATGTCCGATACCTCTGATGTGTCCTCAGTGGAGGAAGCATTGTTCTCCAGAGGCTGCTGCATGGGAGTCATATATTTTGGATCGCCAGACCAAGTTTCATGAACTTATGAAAGCTGAAATAGGCGACAACAAGACGAACATCGGAGTTGGTTCTAAGTTTGATGATCCGTTAGTGCTTTAA